From uncultured Pseudodesulfovibrio sp.:
ATCACTGATAACCGTTATGGCCCCTTTCGTATCATGTTGACGAATACCTTCAATGGCACCGATGGCCGAAACACCATTTCCTACAATAACGTAATTCATACTAAACTCCTCTGCGCCCAAAATTCACAACATTAACAATTATGACAATAAAACGCCTCTTTTTGGGGTTGGACAGACTATCTACACATTTTTTAGTAAAAAATCCACTTCGACAATTAAAACAACCGTTTTAGATTAATATATTGAAATATTTGATTAAATATGAAAGTGAAAAATTTGCAAGAACCGAGAAGAACCGTTAACTAAAGCACCTCCCATTTACTCTAAACAAGAGATAAGCAAATCGTGAGCATTCAGGGAAATAAAGTACTCATTGCCAACAGGGGCGAAATAGCTGTTCGGATCATGGAAGCATGTTCCGATTTAGGCGTTCAGTTTGTCGCTCTGTATACAGAAGAAGATTCACAGTCCGGTCATATTGATGTTGCCAAAAGACTGGGCGGCGAAAAATCACTCTACCGCATTCATAACTATCTTGATGCCGGTGATATCCTTTCCGTAGCCGATGAATCTGGTGCAACCGCTGTCCATCCGGGATACGGATTCTTTTCGGAAAACTACCGTTTTGCCAGACGGGTAGTAGAACGAGATCGTCCCATGACCTTTATTGGTCCTTCATGGGAAGTTATTCGCGACCTTGGCGACAAGATTAATACCAAACGACTAGCACGCAAAATTGGGGTACCGACTGTCCCCGGTTCCGACCGTGCAATATATGATGAAATGGAAGCTGAAGCTATTGCCGAGAGCCTCTTTGAATTCCAGACGAAAATGGGCATTTCTCGTCCGGTCGTTTTGGTAAAGGCATCCGCCGGCGGCGGAGGCATGGGCATCGATGAAGTCGAAGACATGGCTCGTTTCAGACAAACCTACCGTCGAATTCGCAACTACTCGCTTCGTACATTTAATGATGAAGGCGTCCTTATTGAACAGCGCGTATTTAACTTCAATCATCTTGAAGTACAGATAGCTTCAGACCGAACCGGTATCAACCCAGTACACTTCGGGACTCGTAATTGCTCCGTTCAAAGTCCGGGTCTGCAAAAACGAATTGAAGTTGCCCCCGGATTCCGACCTGAAGATCTGCAATACAGTTTTGATGCCCAGAAGCTAATGGATGACATTACTGAATATTCCCTCTCGATCGCTCGCGAAATCAAATACGACAATGTCGGTACATGGGAATGGATTGTAACCCCCAATGGCGAGCCCTTTCTTATGGAAGTGAATACTCGTATTCAGGTGGAAAACGGCGTTTCGGCTTGCATCGCTTCAACGCAGGGCAACAAGGACGTCAATCTCATTCGTGAACAAATTCGCATCGGCCTTGGTGAGGATCTCGGTTATACGCAGGATGACGTTTCCTTTGACGGCGTCAGCATTGAATACCGCCTCATCGCTGAAGACACGACTCAAGGCTTCACTCCATGGGTTGGCAAGATTGAAGAACTAAAATGGACCGCCTGCGACTGGTTGAGCATGCATACGCATGTTCCTTTAGATCGAACATACCAAATCCCCACAGAATACGACCCCAACCTGGCATTGGCCATTATTTGGGGCAAGGATTTGGAAGAGGCAAAGAAACGCGGTCTGGAATTCTTGAACGACCTGAAACTCAACGGCGGGGACTCAAGCGGTGCTGGCATGAAGTCCAACATTCCCTTCCTCATTGAGAAAACAGAAAATTTGCTTGAATTCTAATACTATGAATATAGAAAAGAAATTGCAGGGACTTCAGGAACGGGTTAATTATGCCCGCGATATCCTTGGCGGCGCTCCCCGGCCTGAGTTGGATGCTTTTACCACGGAAATCAGTTCGTTCTCCGAAAAAAACAATGACCTGTCCGAAGAGTTAAAAAATCGGGCACTGGACTCATTGGACGCTCGATTGATTGCCATGGAATCCGCCATCGACACGCAGCTTACAGCCATGGATAAGGTGCGAATTGTTCGTCATCCTCAACGTGCATGCCTCAAGGATATCCTTGAAAACGTCTACGATAACTACACTGAAATCGGTGGGCAAGACGAACATTCTATTGACCCCGGCATGCTTATCGCCAGAGCGTACATCACTCGGCGTCGTGGCAAAAAGATCATTAACCAGCCGGTTATGGTTGTGGGGCAAGAAAAAGGCCACGGCGAAGAATTTCGTAATGGTGGCTCCATCAAACCATGGGGCAACAGCAAGGCCTTGAAGTACATGAAGGTTGCTGCTCGGGAACAAATCCCCATCCATGCCTACGTGAATACGCCCGGCTCTTACCCTGTTGAAGATTTCCCGGGTGCAGCCCAGCAAATAGCTGAAAATATATATGAAATGGCAGGGCTTCCTGTTCCCATTATCGCCATCTTTTCAGAAGGCGGTTCCGGTGGCGCAGAAGCCATCGGCATGGCTGACAAACGTCTGATGCTTTCCCATGGATATTATTCAGTCATTTCTCCCGAAGGAGCTGCTGCCATTGAAGGCCGTATCCGAGGCTCTCAACGTGCACCTGTTGAGCTTATTGAATCCTGTGCATTGGCACAACGCATCACAGCTCAGGACAACCTGAAAAATGGTTACATTGATGAGATCATAGAAGAACCGCCGCTCGGTGCTCGCGCCGATCATTTCGACTTCTACAAACAAGTTCGAGAACAAATTGTCCGCGCCACAGATGAAGTGGCTCTTGGCGTTCGTGGCGTTCGTTTATTTCGTGCCATGGCCATGCGTCACTTCAAGCGACATACGGATATTATCGTTCGCTGGTCCCTCAATGAAACCGCACGAGAACGCCTGATTGCCAAACGCTTCAAAAAATACCGCAAACTCGCTCAGCATGCTTATCAAGACAATCGATCCTTGATGGATAAACTGACTGCAACGAGTTCCGGCATCGTTTCCAACACTTCAAGCCTGCTCGTGTACGGATTGGTTAAACCCTTCCGTCAGCGTATTGGGCGTATTGTGGAAGAAGCTACTGATGAAATTCATGTCGTCACCGGCAAGGTCGATTCCGTTGTAAAGACAGTGCTCAAAAAAGTGGGCATCAAGGCTGAAGGTGACAAACAGAAGGAAATGGAGCTGACGGGGCTGTCTACAACACAAGAAACAGAGCCTACGGTAACCAATGATAATGGTTATATAAGCCCTCAAGCTAATATCGACAGAGAAGTTACTTGCCCGCACGCCTCAAAGCGTGGTTGTCTCGATATTTGGGCTAAAGATTTGTTTATTGATTTCGCCGGTGTCTGCCCTCATTGTGGTTACAACTTTCCAATGGAATACCAGTGGTATCTGCATAACCTCTTTGATAAAGGCTCTTTGCGTGAATTCAACCGCGACATCGCGGCAGGCAATCCCACGAAATTCCCGAACTTCGACGCACGCGTTGACGCTGCCAAGGAAAAAACAGGCCTGCAATCAAGCTGCATGACGTTCAATGCTAGTCTTGAAGGGATTAATGTCACCTGCGCTACATTGATCGCAAACTTCCGAGGCGGCTCAGTGGGCGCAGCCGAGGGCGAGAAGTTCATTCGCGCTCTGGAACTGGCACAGACAAAACATCAACCGTTTCTCGCCTATGTACACGGCACAGCGGGTATTCGCATTCAGGAAGGCGTTAACGGCCTTATTCAAATGCCACGCTGCACAATGGCGGTCCGTAAGTATATTGAAGAAGGTGGACTGTATATTGTGCTGTACGATACCAACTCGTATGCCGGTCCAGTTGCATCCTTCCTTGGATGTTCTCCGTACCAATACGCAGTCCGTTCCTCACGCTTGGGCTTTGCTGGCCCCGGTGTTATCAAGGAAACCACAGGCATTGAAATACCACCCGACTACCACAATTGCTACAAAGGCCTTTCCCGAGGTCACATTCAAGGCGTGTGGAGCCGTAAGGACATTCGTAAAAATCTGCATCAGGCTTTCCTGACAATTGGTGGACGCAACCTCTATTATAGGTAGCTTTTCACCCTTCTATTACCTGCATTAGGCAGCCTCTTCGGAGGCTGCCTTTTTTTTAATCCAAAAAATAACGACACTGTAACGTGGTGGTAACTTCCATTTTACTTGAGGGTGTAGAAAAAGACTGGTCTTATTTGTTATTGGTAATAATTTCTGCATATTTACCTCTACAGAATTAACATGCGAGAAACACCATGCTTCCTGAAAAGATCAAAGCCCTATTTTCAGATAAAACAGAGGATGCAATGCACCTTAAACTCCCCGAGTATGTACTGACAGATTTCAAATTGGATACAATTCATACCCAAACACTCGTTCTCATTACAATCAGGGACTATTTTACTCTTCGAGAAATGTACGGCCAAAGTTTTGTTGATCATTTAGAAAATGAGCTCAAGGCGTCTTTGCAGCAAACAGCAAAAAACAACAACACAAACTCCATTCAAACGAATAAAATAGGTCCTGGTGTTACGGCTTTTCTCGTTCCGCAAGACAGCAACCCTGCTGATATTGCCTATGGATACAAGGGGCAGGCTCGAATGGCTCTTGGAGCTATAATGCTTCGCCATACAGGTATCGGCATTGATCTTGGAATGGGGTTCGCTTCTGTGCCCTGCAATCAGCAAGAAAAATGTACCACGATTATCACACAAGCTCTTAGAGATGCCCGTCGAATGGAAAGTCGACCACTGGATATGAAGAATCTTTCCATCAACACTCGTTTCAACACCATTCTCACGCAAAAACTGATATCAGCCCATTATCAACCCATTTATGACTTTCGCACCAGCACGACCTTAGGTTGGGAGGCTCTTGCTCGTGGACCGAAAGGCTCTTCTTTCCGCTCCCCTTTTATGCTTTTTGAAACGGCTGAAGAACTTGGTCGCCTTTTTGCCCTGGAAAAACTATGTAGGGAAGTTGCTGTCAACAATGTTGGCACATTATCAGAACAACAAAAACTGTTTCTAAACATCCATCCAAAAACAATGGCCGATCCACTCTTCTCTCCCGGTCATACCCGTGAACTTTTGGAGAAAGCCCAATTAACCCCAGATAACATTGTTTTTGAAATAACCGAACGCCATAGTGTCCAGGACTTTGATCTCTTTTACAGGGCATTAGACCATTACCGCAATCAAGGCTTTCAAATTGCCGTGGACGATGCAGGAGCCGGTTATGCGGGATTATCGCTCATTGCTGAACTTCAACCAGATTACATCAAACTAGATAAATCACTCATCGACGACATTCATAAAGACCCGGTAAAACGTGCATTGGTAGAAACCACCGTCACTTTTGCCGACAAGATAGGTTCCCGAATTATTGCTGAAGGTATCGAATACAAGGCACAAGCACTTTGCCTCAAAGATATAGGCGTTCATTGCGGCCAAGGTTTTTTTCTTGCAAGACCGGCGTATCCGAAGCCTCGGGTCGGCGACGAATGTAAGAATCTGAAAGCTGTCCGTGACATTTCATCCAACATCACCTGCTCTCGCCCTGTCGGAGACCTCGCGGAGACACCCCATCCAGAGGGGCTTGACTGTAGGGTCTCACAAGTTCATAAATTTTTTCGAAAAAACAATCAATTTAGCAGTATTGTCATAGTTGAAGACAATATTCCACGAGGAATCCTCATGGAATATCACCTCAATCGTCAACTTTCATCTCAGTATGGAATAGCCCTTTACCACAAACGCTCCATAGCTTCGATCATGGATGACAGGCCGCTTGTTGTGGACATGGAAACCCCCGTTGAGCAGGCAGCTCGTTCTGCCATGCAACGGGAACACTTCAAGACCTACGATGATATCATCGTGACCAAAAAAGGGAAGCTCTACGGAGTGGTCACGGTGCAAGCTCTACTCAATGCTTTGGCCGAAATTCAGGTTGAAATGGCCAAAGGAACCAATCCTCTCACCGGCTTACCGGGCAATGTCGCCATAGAACAGGAAGTGGAACGTCGTATTAAACAAAAAGAAAGTTTCAGCATCATCTACGGCGATCTTGACCATTTCAAGGTGTACAACGACACCTATGGATTTAAAAATGGTGACAGAATAATCAAATTGGCGGCAGATATCATGTCTTGGGCCATGAAAAAACATGCACCGCAGGATGCCCAACTCTGTCACATCGGCGGCGATGATTTTGTGCTCATTACCACACCGGAATCCGTTAATAGGATATGCAAATCCATAACTCGCTGTTTCGGACGGTTGGTTCACCAATGTTATTGTGCAGATGATCGCGCACGAGGTTGGATCAAAGCCAAAGGAAGAGATGGTAAAAAAAGGGAATACCCTTTAGTTACCATCTCCTTAGGTGTTATTGAGATTTTCGGTCAATGTTCGCTCATGGAGATCGGGGAACGGGCCGCGCACATCAAAAAATACGCAAAATCCATTTCCGGAAACTCCGTGGCTATTGATCGACGTTCCGCAATCGGAAGTGATTCAACGATTCTTATAGAGCAAAAATAGACCTGAGTCTTACCGAGTCAATTTACGAAACTTAAGTCGGTGAGGCTGACTGGCATCTGCGCCGAGACGTTTCTTTCTGTCAGCATCATAATCGCTATAATTCCCTTCCACCATGACCACTTTGGAATCCCCCTCAAAGGCAAGGATATGCGTGGCAACTCGATCAAGGAACCAGCGGTCATGGCTGATGACCAGAACACAACCGGCGAAGTTTTCCAGACCATCTTCCAAAGCACGCATGGTATTTACGTCCAGATCGTTGGTCGGTTCATCAAGAAGCAGGACGTTGGCACCGGATTTCAACATCTGGGCCATGTGCACTCTGTTCCGCTCACCGCCTGACAGGACGTCAACATTTTTTTGCTGATCCTGACCGGCAAAGTTAAAACGAGAGCAGTAGGCACGAGCATTCATCTCGCGCTCTCCGAGTTTGATAAACTCAGCTCCGCCGCTGATGATTTCGTAAACGCTTTTACCCGGAGTCAGAGAATTACGATTCTGATCGGCATAAGCCAATTCAACGGTTGAACCGATAGTCATTGTGCCGGAATCAGGTTGTTCATCGCCAACGATCATCTTGCATAAAGTAGATTTACCTGCGCCGTTAGGACCGATAATCCCCACGATGGCATTGGGGGGGAGGATGAAATTAACATCTTCCATAAGCAATTTATCGCCCATGGATTTTGTGACATTCTCGGCCACGACAACCTGTTTTCCAAGATGTGGTCCCGGTGGGATATAAATTTGCAGATCATCTGCCAGACGTTCGCTCTCATGGCTGATCATTGATTCATACGCATTAATACGCGCTTTGGACTTGGCTCGACGTCCTTTTGGAGACATACGAATCCATTCCAGTTCCCGTTGCAAGGTCTTTTGACGATCTGCTTCCTGCTTGCCTTCCTGAGAAAGGCGATTCTGCTTCTGATCAAGCCAGGAAGAATAATTCCCCTTCCAAGGAATACCACGACCTCGATCGAGTTCCAAAATCCAACCAGCCACGTTGTCGAGAAAATACCTGTCATGAGTTACAGCAATGACGGTACCGGGAAAACTGGACAGAAATTGTTCCAGCCATGCAACAGAATCCGCATCAAGATGGTTGGTAGGCTCGTCCAACAGCAAGATATCAGGTGACTGAAGCAACAGACGACACAAGGCCACACGACGTTTTTCACCACCAGAAATTACGGATACAGACGTGTCGCCCGGAGGGCACCGTAGGGAATCCATAGCCATTTCAAGCTTGGAATCAATATCCCACGCGCCCTTGGCATCCATGAGTTCCTGTACTTTGCCTTGCTTTTCAATGAGAGCGTCCATTTCGTCGGCTTCCATGGGTTCAGCAAATTTTTCGTTGATCTCATTGTATTCACGGATAATATCCATGACTTCGCCAACACCCTCTTCCACTACTTCACGAACGGTACGCTCTTCATTCTGGAGAGGCTCCTGTTCAAGGTAGCCGACAGTAAATCCATCCTTGACCTGTATTTCGCCTTCAAAGGCAGTGTCCACACCGGCCAAAATCTTCAATAAGGAAGATTTACCAGAGCCGTTCAGACCAAGCACGCCGATCTTGGCGCCATAGAAGTAGGACAGAGAAACATTTTTCAATACTTCCCTTTGCCCGTGACGCTTGGTCACTTTATACATGGAATAAATAATCTTATCGGGTTCGTTGCTCATTGATACCTCGTTAAAAATGAAAATATGCGGAACGGTGACTAGGTATACGACTGTACCACCGCTTTCAAGTCGTTTCTGTCATACTCATGGACAGCAAGCCTGCCTTGAACGGAAAATACGGGCCGATCATTTTGATACAACACTCCCAGCGGGATACGTTCGCCAAATTCGTCGCTCTTTTCCATGGCCGCTCCCCAATTGGTCGGATCATGATCTTCCAAAAAATACGTTCGTTCCTTATACCATGAAAATGTATTGATTTTATTAAAGGAAACACATGGTTGCAAAATATCAACCAAAGAAAAACCTGTGTGATTAACAGCTTCGGTGATGACGGCAGCCAAGTGATCAGGCTCACCAGAAAAAGCCCGCGCCACAAAGTTGGCCTTCATTGACACAGCAGTACTCACCGGGTTGAAGGCTTCTGACTGCGCGCCGTTAGGTTGTGCTTTGGTTACATGGCCGCGCCCAGTTGTCGGGCTAGCTTGTCCTTTGGTCAAACCATAAATCTGATTGTTATGCACCAACATGGTGATATCCAGATTACGCCGGATAGCTGCGAGGAAATGATTGCCCCCTTCACCATAGGTACAACCGTCGCCCGAGACGCAAATAACGTTCATTTCGGGATTCGCCATTTTCATGCCCTGCGCCACTGGCAAAGACCGACCATGCAGACCATTGAACATGTGACAGTTCAGATAATGAGGCATCTTGGCGGCTTGCCCAATACCAGAGGAAATTATCACCTCGTGAGGCGCGATATCCATACCCGTCAAAGCCTTTTTCAAGCTCGAAAGGATGGAGAAATTACCGCAACCGGGGCACCATGTCGTTTCGAATTGACCGTAATCTTCGATGGAAACCATATCCCTACTCCATGGTCTTGATAATGTTGTCCAAACCGGCAAGTACATACTCAGATGTCATGGGCCGTCCGTCAAAACGTAAAATGTACTCCCGAATCATAAATCCGGTTTCCTGAGCGATAAGTTTGGCAAATTGGCCGGTGGCATTGCCTTCCACTGTGACGACCATGCCTGACTCCTCAAGATAATCAATAAACGTATCCTCAAGAAGCGGCCAAACCTGTTTAAAATGCAACACACCAATGCTCTTGCCTAAGTCCGCGGTATCCATAGCGTCTAGACACGCTCCAAGGGTGGAGCCCCATGAAACAAGCAAAATATCCGGCTTATCTTCTCCATAATAATCGGGCTCAATCACTTCATCCCAAAGACTGTATTCTTTGTTCAACCGCTTGGTGTTTTGCATCATTCGGTTGAGGCCATCCTCGGTGATTATCGTATTCTCATCGTGTTCATGGGAATCAGCCCGCACCAACGCTTTGGTGGAACCCGGCACCAATCGGGGCGACACACCATCTTCTGTCAATTGATACCGCTTGTAATCACCTTCATCGACATCAAGCATCGGGCGAGCTGTTTGAGGTAAATTTTCAATGTCAAAAGGCTTTAGAGAACGATAGGAATCCGCCAGATATTGATCGGATAATATAAAAACCGGCGTCTGAAACTGCTCGGCCAAATCAAAAGCCCTATGTGTCAAATAAAAGCATTCTTCCGGGTCTGCCGGAGCAAACACGGCTCGTGGAAATTCTCCGTGCCCGGCATAAAGCACCAGATTGAGGTCTCCCTGCTCGGTCCGAGTCGCCATGCCTGTTGCTGGTCCGGGGCGCTGTACCACGACACAAACCAATGGAGTTTCAGAGACACCAGCCAGGCTCACACCTTCAACCATAAGCGCAAACCCGCCGCCCGAAGTAGTGACTATGGCTTTGGCTCCGGTAAAAGATGCTCCGATAGCCATGTTGACAGCCGCGATCTCATCTTCGACCTGCTCATACATCAAACCAAGTGGGCCGCCCTTCTCGATGAGTGACATGGCAACCGTCGTAGCAGGCGTCATGGGGTAAAATGACAAGAAGTTACACCCAGCGGCCAAGGCTCCAAGAGCAATAGCTTCGTTGCCATTGACCATAATTTGCTTGCCATTTTCTTCGGGTGGCGCAAGACATGGGAAATCGCACTTTTGCGATGCCACCCAAGTGTATGCAGCTTGAAGTACATCAATATTTGCCTGCACAACTTCATCGCCTTTCTTGGCAAATGCTTCAGAAAGGAGTTGTTCCAAAATCTTAATGTCATGACATACGACCGCACCAAGCACACCGAGAGCCACCGTATTGTAGAACAACGGCTTGGACGCCAACTCTTTGAAAGGAATACGCAAGGCGTTAAAACCTTCTGTATCAATATCATCACCAGCAACAACTATTGCATCAGGATTAAGTCTTGCTTGATGAAGCTCCAAGGTCTCGGCATTGAGGGCCACCAAAATATCAATGGCCTCGGTGGGGCCGACAATGGGGTCTGGGCCAAGCCGAATGGCAAAAGTGTTATGCCCTCCACGCACTCGTGACATGTATTTCTGATTGACCAACAAATGGTAGCCGGACCGAGTGACGCCCTTGGACAAAAGACGACCTATGGTAGCCAATCCCTGCCCTGCCGCGCCGCCGATAACGATATTGATACTTGTGTCTGCCATAATTTCCTCGTGGCTGAGACCGAAAAAAACCGGAAGGGGCAAATCCCTTCCGGCACATTAGACTTAAGTTCTACGCATTTGCCGGAGGTGTGAAAACCCGGGTGGCCAAGTCTCGATCCAGCATAAACAGTCCGCCGCCGTCACCGACCATTTTCATTTTGCCGACGATGTCGCCCACAGTGTCTTCTTCTTCCACCTGTTCAGCGATAAACCATTGCAAGAAGATGCCCACAGCGTGATTCTTTTCTTCAACAGCCAGATTGGCCAGATCATTAATCCGAGCAGTAACACCCTGCTCATGACTCAAAGCTTCCTCAAAAGCCGCCAATGGGGATTCCCACGAATATTCAGGAGCTTCAATGGTGCCGAGTTTGGCATGTCCGCCAGCTTCGTTGATATAATCAAAGAACTTCATGGCATGAAACATTTCTTCCTGATACTGCGCGTACATCCATTTTGAAATACCGGACATTCCCACCTGTGAAAAATGGGAAGACATAGAAAGATAGATGTGAGCGGAGTAGATTTCCCAATTCATCTGCGCGTTAAGCGCATCTTCCATTTTTTCGCTGAGCATAACTTACGTCTCCTTGGCTTTGTTATCATCTTGATTCCGAGCGTGTAATCATTCGTCGCCCGTCACGTACGCAAGACACAATGATAATCATTGTGAATGAAAAAACCAGTGTATAATCCACCATTTTTTCAATTGTTTTGCAACTGATGAAAAGACTGTTGCAAATACTAATATAACCTGTTTTCGGAAAAGATAGTCCGTATCCGATGGTCAAGATGGGTATGCCGCTTTCCTGCCGTGGCATTATTCAATCCAATCTGAAAAGCTCGATCCGAGCCGATAAGCACAGCCAATTCCCTCGCCCGCGTCAAACCGGTATACAACAAATTTCGTTGCAATAGCATATAATGCTGGGTCACGATTGGCATCACCACAGCGGGATATTCACTTCCCTGCGATTTATGCACGCTCACAGCATATGCCAATCCAAGTTCATCCAACTCGCTGGACTCGATGTGCACAAAATTACCATCGAACTCTATAAGCAATTCATGAGAATCTTCATCCACTTCAATAATCCACCCAAGATCGCCATTAAAGACTTCCTTGTCATAATTATTTTTAAGCTGGATGACACGATCTCCTTCTCGATACGTCACATACTTTCGTTCAAGTTCCCGCTTTCCGCCCGGAGGATTCAAACGTTTCTGCAAGGCAAGATTCAAAGCCTGCGTACCGACGTCTCCCTTGTGCATGGGAGTAAGAACCTGAATATCTCGAAGCGGGTCCAAACCATACCGTTTGGGGATACGATCACACACGCTGTCGAGTATGAGCTTTTGAACCTTGAGCGTATTTTCCTGTGGTATCCAGTAGAAATCCGCTTCCGGGGCCTGACACGGGTGCTGACGCGGAAACTGTCCGTTGTTAATCCGGTGGGCATTGACAACGATAAAACTTTCTTGCGCCTGTCTGAAAATATGGGTCAAAACAGCGCACGGTATTTTGTGCGAATCAATCAAATCGCCAAGAACATTTCCCGGCCCGACACTGGGAAGCTGGTTGACATCTCCTACCAGAATCAAGCGACAGGTATGCGGCAACGCGCGTAGAATCGCCACAAATAACTGCGCATCCACCATGCTCGCTTCATCAACGACCAACACGTCCGCCTTGAGCTTTTGATCCTCGCAATAATGAAAACCGCCGTCCGGTTGATATTGCAAAAGTCGGTGCAATGTCTTGGAGGGATGCCCAGTCGCCTCGGCCATACGTTTGGCTGCCCTGCCCGTCGGAGCCGCCTGTTTAATCTTGAGGCCCAGTTCTTTCAAAGTGAGCATGATCGCCTTGGTAATCGTTGTTT
This genomic window contains:
- a CDS encoding biotin carboxylase N-terminal domain-containing protein, which gives rise to MSIQGNKVLIANRGEIAVRIMEACSDLGVQFVALYTEEDSQSGHIDVAKRLGGEKSLYRIHNYLDAGDILSVADESGATAVHPGYGFFSENYRFARRVVERDRPMTFIGPSWEVIRDLGDKINTKRLARKIGVPTVPGSDRAIYDEMEAEAIAESLFEFQTKMGISRPVVLVKASAGGGGMGIDEVEDMARFRQTYRRIRNYSLRTFNDEGVLIEQRVFNFNHLEVQIASDRTGINPVHFGTRNCSVQSPGLQKRIEVAPGFRPEDLQYSFDAQKLMDDITEYSLSIAREIKYDNVGTWEWIVTPNGEPFLMEVNTRIQVENGVSACIASTQGNKDVNLIREQIRIGLGEDLGYTQDDVSFDGVSIEYRLIAEDTTQGFTPWVGKIEELKWTACDWLSMHTHVPLDRTYQIPTEYDPNLALAIIWGKDLEEAKKRGLEFLNDLKLNGGDSSGAGMKSNIPFLIEKTENLLEF
- a CDS encoding carboxyl transferase domain-containing protein translates to MNIEKKLQGLQERVNYARDILGGAPRPELDAFTTEISSFSEKNNDLSEELKNRALDSLDARLIAMESAIDTQLTAMDKVRIVRHPQRACLKDILENVYDNYTEIGGQDEHSIDPGMLIARAYITRRRGKKIINQPVMVVGQEKGHGEEFRNGGSIKPWGNSKALKYMKVAAREQIPIHAYVNTPGSYPVEDFPGAAQQIAENIYEMAGLPVPIIAIFSEGGSGGAEAIGMADKRLMLSHGYYSVISPEGAAAIEGRIRGSQRAPVELIESCALAQRITAQDNLKNGYIDEIIEEPPLGARADHFDFYKQVREQIVRATDEVALGVRGVRLFRAMAMRHFKRHTDIIVRWSLNETARERLIAKRFKKYRKLAQHAYQDNRSLMDKLTATSSGIVSNTSSLLVYGLVKPFRQRIGRIVEEATDEIHVVTGKVDSVVKTVLKKVGIKAEGDKQKEMELTGLSTTQETEPTVTNDNGYISPQANIDREVTCPHASKRGCLDIWAKDLFIDFAGVCPHCGYNFPMEYQWYLHNLFDKGSLREFNRDIAAGNPTKFPNFDARVDAAKEKTGLQSSCMTFNASLEGINVTCATLIANFRGGSVGAAEGEKFIRALELAQTKHQPFLAYVHGTAGIRIQEGVNGLIQMPRCTMAVRKYIEEGGLYIVLYDTNSYAGPVASFLGCSPYQYAVRSSRLGFAGPGVIKETTGIEIPPDYHNCYKGLSRGHIQGVWSRKDIRKNLHQAFLTIGGRNLYYR
- a CDS encoding bifunctional diguanylate cyclase/phosphodiesterase, with the translated sequence MHLKLPEYVLTDFKLDTIHTQTLVLITIRDYFTLREMYGQSFVDHLENELKASLQQTAKNNNTNSIQTNKIGPGVTAFLVPQDSNPADIAYGYKGQARMALGAIMLRHTGIGIDLGMGFASVPCNQQEKCTTIITQALRDARRMESRPLDMKNLSINTRFNTILTQKLISAHYQPIYDFRTSTTLGWEALARGPKGSSFRSPFMLFETAEELGRLFALEKLCREVAVNNVGTLSEQQKLFLNIHPKTMADPLFSPGHTRELLEKAQLTPDNIVFEITERHSVQDFDLFYRALDHYRNQGFQIAVDDAGAGYAGLSLIAELQPDYIKLDKSLIDDIHKDPVKRALVETTVTFADKIGSRIIAEGIEYKAQALCLKDIGVHCGQGFFLARPAYPKPRVGDECKNLKAVRDISSNITCSRPVGDLAETPHPEGLDCRVSQVHKFFRKNNQFSSIVIVEDNIPRGILMEYHLNRQLSSQYGIALYHKRSIASIMDDRPLVVDMETPVEQAARSAMQREHFKTYDDIIVTKKGKLYGVVTVQALLNALAEIQVEMAKGTNPLTGLPGNVAIEQEVERRIKQKESFSIIYGDLDHFKVYNDTYGFKNGDRIIKLAADIMSWAMKKHAPQDAQLCHIGGDDFVLITTPESVNRICKSITRCFGRLVHQCYCADDRARGWIKAKGRDGKKREYPLVTISLGVIEIFGQCSLMEIGERAAHIKKYAKSISGNSVAIDRRSAIGSDSTILIEQK
- the ettA gene encoding energy-dependent translational throttle protein EttA; translation: MSNEPDKIIYSMYKVTKRHGQREVLKNVSLSYFYGAKIGVLGLNGSGKSSLLKILAGVDTAFEGEIQVKDGFTVGYLEQEPLQNEERTVREVVEEGVGEVMDIIREYNEINEKFAEPMEADEMDALIEKQGKVQELMDAKGAWDIDSKLEMAMDSLRCPPGDTSVSVISGGEKRRVALCRLLLQSPDILLLDEPTNHLDADSVAWLEQFLSSFPGTVIAVTHDRYFLDNVAGWILELDRGRGIPWKGNYSSWLDQKQNRLSQEGKQEADRQKTLQRELEWIRMSPKGRRAKSKARINAYESMISHESERLADDLQIYIPPGPHLGKQVVVAENVTKSMGDKLLMEDVNFILPPNAIVGIIGPNGAGKSTLCKMIVGDEQPDSGTMTIGSTVELAYADQNRNSLTPGKSVYEIISGGAEFIKLGEREMNARAYCSRFNFAGQDQQKNVDVLSGGERNRVHMAQMLKSGANVLLLDEPTNDLDVNTMRALEDGLENFAGCVLVISHDRWFLDRVATHILAFEGDSKVVMVEGNYSDYDADRKKRLGADASQPHRLKFRKLTR
- a CDS encoding 2-oxoacid:ferredoxin oxidoreductase subunit beta; this encodes MVSIEDYGQFETTWCPGCGNFSILSSLKKALTGMDIAPHEVIISSGIGQAAKMPHYLNCHMFNGLHGRSLPVAQGMKMANPEMNVICVSGDGCTYGEGGNHFLAAIRRNLDITMLVHNNQIYGLTKGQASPTTGRGHVTKAQPNGAQSEAFNPVSTAVSMKANFVARAFSGEPDHLAAVITEAVNHTGFSLVDILQPCVSFNKINTFSWYKERTYFLEDHDPTNWGAAMEKSDEFGERIPLGVLYQNDRPVFSVQGRLAVHEYDRNDLKAVVQSYT